Proteins from a genomic interval of Rhizobium etli CFN 42:
- the ppx gene encoding exopolyphosphatase gives MVESEAQGRLPGIAPVSVVDIGSNSIRLVVYEGLSRSPTILFNEKVLCGLGKGIAVTGKMDEESVARALAALHRFKALSDQARAATMYVLATAAAREASNGPDFIHQAETILQRHVRVLSGEEEARFASLGIISGFFNPDGIAGDLGGGSLELIDIKGKEVGKGITLPLGGLRLSEYAGGSLSKARTFARKQVKTAKLLAKGEGRTFYAVGGTWRNIAKLHMEITNYPLHMMQGYEVSLEAMMLFLDQVATARDSKEPALQAVSKHRRSLLPFGAIAMKEVLSVMKPSVISFSAQGVREGYLYSLLSEGERRLDPLLAAAGELAILRARSPEHARELAEWTGRMMPLFGVQETEEESRYRQAACLLADISWRAHPDYRGLQALNVIAHSSFVGISHPGRAFIALTNYYRFEGLHDDGATGPLAQIATPQFIDRAKLLGGMLRVVYLFSASMPGIVKNLTFRRSSNPDFDLEFVVPPEYRDFAGERLDGRLQQLSRLTNKRLAFRFE, from the coding sequence ATGGTTGAATCTGAAGCCCAGGGGCGCCTTCCAGGGATCGCCCCGGTCTCCGTCGTCGACATCGGATCGAATTCCATTCGTCTTGTCGTCTACGAAGGCCTGTCCCGTTCGCCTACGATCCTCTTTAACGAAAAGGTCCTCTGCGGCCTCGGCAAAGGCATAGCCGTCACCGGCAAGATGGATGAAGAGAGCGTCGCCCGGGCTCTGGCGGCGCTGCACCGTTTCAAGGCCCTATCCGATCAGGCGCGGGCCGCCACCATGTATGTGCTGGCGACGGCCGCCGCCCGCGAGGCGAGCAACGGTCCCGACTTCATCCATCAGGCGGAGACGATCCTGCAGCGCCACGTCCGGGTGCTTTCAGGTGAGGAGGAGGCTCGCTTCGCCTCGCTCGGCATCATCAGCGGCTTCTTCAATCCTGACGGCATTGCCGGCGACCTCGGCGGCGGTTCCCTTGAACTGATCGACATCAAGGGCAAGGAAGTCGGCAAGGGCATCACCCTGCCGCTCGGCGGTTTGCGCTTGTCGGAATATGCCGGCGGTTCGCTCTCCAAGGCACGCACCTTTGCCCGCAAGCAGGTGAAGACGGCAAAGCTCCTAGCGAAAGGCGAGGGGCGCACCTTCTATGCCGTCGGCGGCACCTGGCGAAACATCGCCAAGCTGCACATGGAGATTACCAATTATCCGCTGCATATGATGCAGGGCTATGAGGTATCGCTCGAAGCGATGATGTTGTTCCTCGATCAGGTGGCCACCGCGCGCGATTCCAAGGAGCCGGCCCTTCAGGCGGTCTCCAAGCATCGCCGTTCGCTGCTGCCTTTCGGCGCCATCGCCATGAAGGAAGTCTTGAGCGTCATGAAGCCGTCGGTGATTTCCTTCTCGGCACAGGGCGTGCGCGAGGGCTATCTCTATTCGCTGCTGTCGGAAGGTGAGCGCCGCCTCGATCCGCTGCTGGCGGCTGCCGGTGAATTGGCGATTCTGCGTGCCCGTTCGCCCGAGCATGCCCGCGAACTGGCGGAATGGACTGGTCGGATGATGCCCTTGTTCGGCGTCCAGGAAACCGAAGAGGAAAGCCGCTATCGTCAGGCCGCCTGTCTGCTTGCCGATATCAGCTGGCGCGCCCATCCCGACTATCGTGGTCTGCAGGCGCTGAACGTCATCGCCCACTCCTCTTTCGTCGGCATCAGCCATCCCGGCCGCGCCTTCATCGCGCTCACCAATTATTATCGTTTCGAGGGCCTGCATGATGACGGCGCCACCGGTCCGCTGGCGCAGATCGCGACCCCTCAGTTCATCGACCGCGCCAAACTGCTCGGCGGCATGCTGCGTGTCGTCTATCTCTTCTCGGCCTCCATGCCCGGCATCGTCAAGAACCTGACCTTCCGCCGATCCTCGAACCCAGACTTCGACCTCGAATTCGTCGTGCCACCGGAATATCGCGATTTCGCCGGCGAACGCCTGGACGGCCGCCTGCAGCAACTGTCGAGGCTGACGAACAAGCGGCTGGCGTTCCGGTTCGAGTAG